A stretch of DNA from Halobacteriovorax sp. JY17:
TTATGATCTACCAAAGTCTAAGCTATAGTCGCAATGAGTCAATCTTTAAAGAGTTGTCATTCTTTCCACTGGCCTTTAAAATTTTAATCTATGGCTAAACGAATCATTATTTTATTTCTTATTACTACATGCTCTATTTTTGCAGATACTAAGGTTCTCTTTATAGGGGACTCTCTAACTGAAGGTTATGGTATTGCTAAGGAGAAGGCCTATCCTTATCTTCTCAGGGATATATTGGAAAAGAAGTACTCGAAGAAGATTGAGGTTATAAATGGTAGCGTTTCGGGTTCGACAACGGCCAGTGGGGCCTCCCGTCTTAAGTGGTTTCTTCGTTCAAAACCAGAAGTCCTAATTCTTGCTCTTGGGGCAAATGATGGACTAAGGGGAATAGATTTAACTTCTTCTAAAAAGAACCTCGCAGCGATTATTTCTATGGCAAAGAGTAAAGATATGAAAGTTATTTTGGCCGGTATGTATATGCCGCCAAACTACGGACGTGACTACACTAAGAAGTTTAGAGATATGTTTGTAGAACTTAAGAAAGAATATAGTGTGACACTTATACCATTTCTACTTGAGGGAGTCGCCGCAAAGAAAGCGCTGAATTTGTCAGATGGAATCCACCCAAATGAGTTAGGACATAAGAAGATGGCCGAAAACTTATTACCTTACTTTAGGTCTTTATAATGATTTTAGAATGCAATAATTTATATAAGAATTTTATTCAGGGAACAAATACTATAAATGTTCTTAAAGGGGCCTCGCTTTCTTTAGATATTAGAGATACTCTCGCCATTGTGGGAAAATCTGGAAGTGGAAAGTCTACTCTCTTATCTATACTTAGTGGAATTGAAAGTGTTGATAAGGGCTCCATTAAATTTTTAAACGAAGATATAACTCATTTTTCTCAGAAACAAATGACTGAACTTCGCTCTCACTCTATTGGGGTCGTTTTTCAACAATTTCATTTAATTGAACATTTGAGCGCTCTTGAAAACGTCATGTTGCCACTTGAAATATCTAATTCTCCAGATGCAAAGACTATAGCAATGGATCTCTTAAGTAAGGTTGGTCTCGCGGATAGGGGAGATCACTTCCCGAGTCAATTAAGTGGTGGTGAAAAACAGAGAGTGGCCATAGCCAGGGCGATGTCTAATCGGCCTAAGCTCATCTTGGCAGATGAACCAAGTGGAAGTTTGGATGAAGAGACTGGTGCGAGTATTATGAACCTTTTATTTGATTTAGTAGAAAAAGAAGATATGGGGCTTATTCTAGTTACACACGAGCTTCAATTGGCCGCTAGGTGTAAGAGATCCCTAATTTTAAAGCAGGGGATTCTACAAGACGGAAGTTTGAATGATTCTTAAGCTTATTTATAGAGAGCTTAGGAGTTCCCCGAAGTTTGTTCTAATTTTTATTTTAAATTTAGCGATAGGATTGATTGGATTAGTTTCAATTCAGAGTTTTAAAACATCTTTTTCAGAGGAGCTAAGGAATAGGTCAAAGTCAATTCTAGGTGCTGATCTTGCAATTTCTTCAAGACAAGAAATTGATTTAGAGACGATATCATCAGTAATTAAATATAGTGATTACTCAAAGAATATAAGACTCTTCTCTATGGCGGGCTCGGGAGAGTTTTCACGACTTGCTAGTGTAAGAGTCATGGAGAATAAGTTTCCATTCTATGGTCATATCCTTCTTGAAAACGATCAGAAGTTAAAATTTTCAAACGATAGCGAAGCCTATATTTATCCGGAGCTTCTACGGCAATTAAAAATCTCGGTTGGAGATCAAATCACTCTTGGAGATGCAAAATTTAAAGTCGCAGGAGTTGTTATTGATGATGGTCAGCAAAGTTTCCAAATGGGAGGAATTGCTCCCAGAGTTTATATTACTCCTGTTGGGCTTGAGAGAGCGAAGCTTATTAAAGAGGGAAGTACCTTTACTAATTCCTATGCTTTTAAAGTTAAAGAGAAAATTACAAAAGAGCAGCTTAAGGAGTTAAGTCTCTCTATTAACGATAGTAGTGCAAGAGTAGTGACTCCTGAGAAGTCATCTCAACAGGTCAGTCGTATTCTTAACTACCTAAATGATTTTCTAGGACTTGTTAGTCTTAGTGGGTTATTTCTCGCAACAATGGCAATGATGTACCTCTTTAGAAGTTTTCTCTATAAAAGAAGAAAAGAAATTGCGATTTTTCAATTTCTTGGACTTAAGAAGTCTTCTGTCTTTCTTATTCTTATTGGGCAGCTCCTGGTTCTAAGTCTTATAAGTACTCTTGTTGCAGTTTCTTTTGGACCAATCGTCCTTCCTATGATCATTAAGCTATTTAATGAACAGCTTGGTTATAACCTACAGCTTTCTTACA
This window harbors:
- a CDS encoding arylesterase, whose protein sequence is MAKRIIILFLITTCSIFADTKVLFIGDSLTEGYGIAKEKAYPYLLRDILEKKYSKKIEVINGSVSGSTTASGASRLKWFLRSKPEVLILALGANDGLRGIDLTSSKKNLAAIISMAKSKDMKVILAGMYMPPNYGRDYTKKFRDMFVELKKEYSVTLIPFLLEGVAAKKALNLSDGIHPNELGHKKMAENLLPYFRSL
- a CDS encoding ABC transporter ATP-binding protein, with product MILECNNLYKNFIQGTNTINVLKGASLSLDIRDTLAIVGKSGSGKSTLLSILSGIESVDKGSIKFLNEDITHFSQKQMTELRSHSIGVVFQQFHLIEHLSALENVMLPLEISNSPDAKTIAMDLLSKVGLADRGDHFPSQLSGGEKQRVAIARAMSNRPKLILADEPSGSLDEETGASIMNLLFDLVEKEDMGLILVTHELQLAARCKRSLILKQGILQDGSLNDS